In Camelus bactrianus isolate YW-2024 breed Bactrian camel chromosome 34, ASM4877302v1, whole genome shotgun sequence, one genomic interval encodes:
- the ADIPOR2 gene encoding adiponectin receptor protein 2 isoform X1 — protein MNETAEHRLGYSRTPEPDIRLRKGHQLDGTSSGEDGAHHADLGPVVEAAALSSSHKKVSSSGRMSLEEQECRDEASQEDEGFMGMSPLLQAHHAMERMEEFVCKVWEGRWRVIPHDVLPDWLKDNDFLLHGHRPPMPSFRACFRSIFRIHTETGNIWTHLLGCVLFLCLGVFYMFRPNISFVAPLQEKVVFGLFFLGAILCLSFSWLFHTVYCHSEGVSRLFSKLDYSGIALLIMGSFVPWLYYSFYCNPQPCFIYLIVICVLGIAAIIVSQWDMFATPQYRGVRAGVFLGLGLSGVIPTLHYVIAEGALKAATIGQIGWLMLMAGLYITGAALYAARIPERFFPGKCDIWFHSHQLFHIFVVAGAFVHFHGVSNLQEFRFMIGGGCSDEDAL, from the exons ATGAACGAGACAGCAGAACACCGACTGGGGTACAGCAGGACTCCAGAGCCAGACATAAGGCTCAGGAAGGGGCACCAGCTTGATGGCACCAGCAGCGGTGAGGATGGCGCCCACCACGCAGACCTGGGGCCCGTGGTAGAGGCAGCTGCCCTTTCTTCCTCTCATAAGAAAGTAAGTTCAAGCGGAAGGATG AGCCTGGAGGAGCAGGAGTGCAGAGATGAGGCGTCCCAGGAGGACGAGGGGTTCATGGGCATGTCCCCCCTCCTGCAAGCCCACCACGCAATGGAGAGGATGGAGGAGTTTGTTTGTAAG GTCTGGGAAGGGCGATGGCGAGTAATCCCTCACGACGTGCTCCCAGACTGGCTCAAGGACAACGACTTCCTTCTGCACGGACACCGGCCCCCCATGCCTTCCTTCCGGGCCTGCTTCAGGAGCATTTTCCGAATTCACACAGAGACGGGCAACATCTGGACGCATCTCTTAG GTTGCGTGCTCTTCCTGTGCCTGGGGGTCTTCTACATGTTCCGCCCAAACATCTCCTTCGTGGCCCCGCTGCAGGAGAAGGTGGTCTTCGGATTATTCTTCTTGGGCGCCATCCTCTGCCTCTCCTTTTCGTGGCTGTTCCACACAGTCTACTGCCACTCAGAAGGGGTCTCGCGGCTCTTCTCTAA ACTGGATTACTCCGGCATTGCCCTCCTCATCATGGGCAGTTTTGTCCCTTGGCTTTATTACTCTTTCTACTGTAACCCGCAACCTTGCTTCATCTACCTGATCGTCATCTGCGTGCTGGGCATCGCAGCCATCATCGTCTCCCAGTGGGACATGTTCGCCACCCCTCAGTATCGGGGAGTCAGAGCAG GAGTGTTTCTGGGCCTGGGCCTGAGTGGAGTCATCCCTACCTTGCACTACGTCATCGCAGAGGGGGCCCTGAAAGCCGCTACCATCGGGCAGATCGGCTGGCTGATGCTCATGGCCGGCCTGTACATCACAGGGGCAGCCCTGTACGCTGCCCGCATCCCCGAGCGCTTCTTTCCTGGCAAGTGTGACATCTGG tttcacTCTCATCAGCTGTTTCATATCTTCGTGGTTGCTGGCGCTTTCGTTCACTTCCACGGTGTCTCAAACCTCCAGGAGTTCCGTTTCATGATTGGCGGAGGCTGCAGTGATGAGGACGCACTGTGA
- the ADIPOR2 gene encoding adiponectin receptor protein 2 isoform X2: MNETAEHRLGYSRTPEPDIRLRKGHQLDGTSSGEDGAHHADLGPVVEAAALSSSHKKSLEEQECRDEASQEDEGFMGMSPLLQAHHAMERMEEFVCKVWEGRWRVIPHDVLPDWLKDNDFLLHGHRPPMPSFRACFRSIFRIHTETGNIWTHLLGCVLFLCLGVFYMFRPNISFVAPLQEKVVFGLFFLGAILCLSFSWLFHTVYCHSEGVSRLFSKLDYSGIALLIMGSFVPWLYYSFYCNPQPCFIYLIVICVLGIAAIIVSQWDMFATPQYRGVRAGVFLGLGLSGVIPTLHYVIAEGALKAATIGQIGWLMLMAGLYITGAALYAARIPERFFPGKCDIWFHSHQLFHIFVVAGAFVHFHGVSNLQEFRFMIGGGCSDEDAL, from the exons ATGAACGAGACAGCAGAACACCGACTGGGGTACAGCAGGACTCCAGAGCCAGACATAAGGCTCAGGAAGGGGCACCAGCTTGATGGCACCAGCAGCGGTGAGGATGGCGCCCACCACGCAGACCTGGGGCCCGTGGTAGAGGCAGCTGCCCTTTCTTCCTCTCATAAGAAA AGCCTGGAGGAGCAGGAGTGCAGAGATGAGGCGTCCCAGGAGGACGAGGGGTTCATGGGCATGTCCCCCCTCCTGCAAGCCCACCACGCAATGGAGAGGATGGAGGAGTTTGTTTGTAAG GTCTGGGAAGGGCGATGGCGAGTAATCCCTCACGACGTGCTCCCAGACTGGCTCAAGGACAACGACTTCCTTCTGCACGGACACCGGCCCCCCATGCCTTCCTTCCGGGCCTGCTTCAGGAGCATTTTCCGAATTCACACAGAGACGGGCAACATCTGGACGCATCTCTTAG GTTGCGTGCTCTTCCTGTGCCTGGGGGTCTTCTACATGTTCCGCCCAAACATCTCCTTCGTGGCCCCGCTGCAGGAGAAGGTGGTCTTCGGATTATTCTTCTTGGGCGCCATCCTCTGCCTCTCCTTTTCGTGGCTGTTCCACACAGTCTACTGCCACTCAGAAGGGGTCTCGCGGCTCTTCTCTAA ACTGGATTACTCCGGCATTGCCCTCCTCATCATGGGCAGTTTTGTCCCTTGGCTTTATTACTCTTTCTACTGTAACCCGCAACCTTGCTTCATCTACCTGATCGTCATCTGCGTGCTGGGCATCGCAGCCATCATCGTCTCCCAGTGGGACATGTTCGCCACCCCTCAGTATCGGGGAGTCAGAGCAG GAGTGTTTCTGGGCCTGGGCCTGAGTGGAGTCATCCCTACCTTGCACTACGTCATCGCAGAGGGGGCCCTGAAAGCCGCTACCATCGGGCAGATCGGCTGGCTGATGCTCATGGCCGGCCTGTACATCACAGGGGCAGCCCTGTACGCTGCCCGCATCCCCGAGCGCTTCTTTCCTGGCAAGTGTGACATCTGG tttcacTCTCATCAGCTGTTTCATATCTTCGTGGTTGCTGGCGCTTTCGTTCACTTCCACGGTGTCTCAAACCTCCAGGAGTTCCGTTTCATGATTGGCGGAGGCTGCAGTGATGAGGACGCACTGTGA
- the ADIPOR2 gene encoding adiponectin receptor protein 2 isoform X3 encodes MGMSPLLQAHHAMERMEEFVCKVWEGRWRVIPHDVLPDWLKDNDFLLHGHRPPMPSFRACFRSIFRIHTETGNIWTHLLGCVLFLCLGVFYMFRPNISFVAPLQEKVVFGLFFLGAILCLSFSWLFHTVYCHSEGVSRLFSKLDYSGIALLIMGSFVPWLYYSFYCNPQPCFIYLIVICVLGIAAIIVSQWDMFATPQYRGVRAGVFLGLGLSGVIPTLHYVIAEGALKAATIGQIGWLMLMAGLYITGAALYAARIPERFFPGKCDIWFHSHQLFHIFVVAGAFVHFHGVSNLQEFRFMIGGGCSDEDAL; translated from the exons ATGGGCATGTCCCCCCTCCTGCAAGCCCACCACGCAATGGAGAGGATGGAGGAGTTTGTTTGTAAG GTCTGGGAAGGGCGATGGCGAGTAATCCCTCACGACGTGCTCCCAGACTGGCTCAAGGACAACGACTTCCTTCTGCACGGACACCGGCCCCCCATGCCTTCCTTCCGGGCCTGCTTCAGGAGCATTTTCCGAATTCACACAGAGACGGGCAACATCTGGACGCATCTCTTAG GTTGCGTGCTCTTCCTGTGCCTGGGGGTCTTCTACATGTTCCGCCCAAACATCTCCTTCGTGGCCCCGCTGCAGGAGAAGGTGGTCTTCGGATTATTCTTCTTGGGCGCCATCCTCTGCCTCTCCTTTTCGTGGCTGTTCCACACAGTCTACTGCCACTCAGAAGGGGTCTCGCGGCTCTTCTCTAA ACTGGATTACTCCGGCATTGCCCTCCTCATCATGGGCAGTTTTGTCCCTTGGCTTTATTACTCTTTCTACTGTAACCCGCAACCTTGCTTCATCTACCTGATCGTCATCTGCGTGCTGGGCATCGCAGCCATCATCGTCTCCCAGTGGGACATGTTCGCCACCCCTCAGTATCGGGGAGTCAGAGCAG GAGTGTTTCTGGGCCTGGGCCTGAGTGGAGTCATCCCTACCTTGCACTACGTCATCGCAGAGGGGGCCCTGAAAGCCGCTACCATCGGGCAGATCGGCTGGCTGATGCTCATGGCCGGCCTGTACATCACAGGGGCAGCCCTGTACGCTGCCCGCATCCCCGAGCGCTTCTTTCCTGGCAAGTGTGACATCTGG tttcacTCTCATCAGCTGTTTCATATCTTCGTGGTTGCTGGCGCTTTCGTTCACTTCCACGGTGTCTCAAACCTCCAGGAGTTCCGTTTCATGATTGGCGGAGGCTGCAGTGATGAGGACGCACTGTGA